A single region of the Streptomyces sp. NBC_01262 genome encodes:
- a CDS encoding sensor histidine kinase, whose protein sequence is MSGGIRRWLPVLAVLSAGGAAAAVAALLLGEVMVGVRFAPALGVAVLTAGAAGVAAAVVVVRRRTERLRAQVLEAARKEAKEEHRRFLRRLDHELKNPLTAIRLGVANLRAADLDEAARGTAARVDDQVLRMVRITRDLRKLAAIEDQPMERLPVPLAGLLEAAGEAAGELPDGDDRKITVTVPDVPWPLSQPPGDADLLELALHNLVANAVKYSGPGCSVALRAFEESAHVVVEVADTGQGIPADELPHVWDELVRGSEVRDIPGSGVGLALVQAVVARHGGECEIRSRPGAGTVVRMRLPLA, encoded by the coding sequence ATGAGCGGGGGCATACGCCGGTGGCTGCCCGTCCTGGCGGTGCTGTCGGCCGGCGGGGCGGCGGCCGCGGTCGCCGCGCTGCTGCTGGGCGAAGTGATGGTGGGCGTACGGTTCGCCCCGGCGCTGGGTGTCGCGGTGCTGACGGCCGGTGCCGCGGGGGTGGCGGCGGCCGTCGTCGTGGTGCGGCGGCGTACGGAACGGCTGCGCGCGCAAGTGCTGGAGGCCGCGAGGAAGGAGGCCAAGGAGGAGCACCGGCGTTTTCTGCGGCGGCTGGACCACGAGCTGAAGAATCCGCTGACCGCGATCCGGCTCGGGGTCGCCAACCTCCGGGCGGCCGATCTGGACGAGGCCGCCCGTGGCACCGCCGCGCGAGTGGACGACCAGGTCCTGCGGATGGTGCGGATCACCAGGGATCTGCGCAAGCTGGCGGCCATCGAGGACCAGCCGATGGAACGCCTCCCGGTGCCGCTGGCAGGACTGCTGGAGGCTGCCGGGGAGGCGGCCGGGGAACTGCCGGACGGCGACGACCGGAAGATCACCGTGACGGTGCCGGACGTGCCCTGGCCGTTGTCGCAGCCGCCGGGTGACGCGGATCTGCTGGAGCTGGCGCTGCACAATCTGGTCGCCAACGCGGTCAAGTACAGCGGGCCCGGGTGTTCCGTCGCGCTGCGGGCCTTCGAGGAGAGCGCGCATGTCGTGGTCGAGGTGGCCGACACCGGCCAGGGCATCCCCGCCGATGAACTCCCGCACGTCTGGGATGAGTTGGTGCGGGGCAGCGAGGTGCGGGACATCCCCGGCAGCGGAGTGGGCCTGGCGCTGGTGCAGGCCGTGGTCGCCCGGCACGGCGGCGAGTGCGAGATCCGCAGCCGCCCCGGCGCCGGCACCGTGGTGCGGATGCGGCTGCCGCTGGCGTGA
- a CDS encoding response regulator transcription factor, producing MLLADDDEAITAQLAPLLERSGFTVEVVHDGGAALRGAMAVPGPDLVVLDVQMPVLDGREVLRRVRRSGSWLPVILLTQVGESAERAMALEEGADDYLNKPFDPYELTARLRAVLRRSGRGQPPLSASRTLRAGELRVDRTARRAWLRDQELVLTPKAGALLDYLVTHPDELLSRERLLEVLWGWETASTTRAVDNRIAELRRVLGDDPASPRWIDTVTGQGYRFIAPVKAGA from the coding sequence GTGCTGCTTGCCGATGACGACGAGGCGATCACCGCTCAGCTGGCCCCTCTGCTGGAGCGGTCCGGCTTCACGGTGGAGGTGGTCCACGACGGCGGGGCGGCACTGCGCGGCGCCATGGCGGTGCCGGGGCCGGACCTCGTCGTTCTGGATGTGCAGATGCCGGTGCTGGACGGCCGTGAGGTGCTGCGGCGGGTCCGCCGGTCCGGCAGTTGGCTGCCGGTCATTCTGCTGACGCAGGTGGGTGAGTCGGCCGAGCGTGCGATGGCGTTGGAAGAGGGGGCGGACGACTACCTCAACAAGCCGTTCGATCCCTATGAACTGACCGCCCGGCTGCGGGCGGTGCTGCGCCGGTCGGGCCGCGGACAGCCCCCGCTGAGCGCGTCGAGGACTCTGCGGGCCGGAGAGTTGCGAGTGGACCGTACCGCGCGCCGCGCGTGGTTGCGGGACCAGGAGCTGGTGCTCACTCCGAAGGCCGGTGCGCTGCTGGACTATCTGGTCACTCACCCGGATGAACTGCTCTCCAGAGAGCGGCTGTTGGAGGTGCTGTGGGGCTGGGAGACGGCCAGCACCACACGCGCCGTGGACAACCGGATCGCCGAGCTGCGGCGGGTGCTCGGGGACGATCCGGCCAGCCCCCGGTGGATCGACACCGTCACGGGCCAGGGGTACCGCTTCATCGCACCGGTCAAGGCCGGAGCATGA
- a CDS encoding DUF3060 domain-containing protein, protein MRNSTLLPTTLIALALSATVGCSVDVSGPARSTSTQTHSSSASSSASSATSSASSSAGATGTLRITGSYSTQTADCSGRDVVIAGSSNNLVFKGTCGTITLTGGYNTLAVETVGTFKVLGGGNEAYVKSVSAIQLTGAAYTTVHWVAGAGAGSDPDVSGTGGTNTVEKISEQDYEDKIAS, encoded by the coding sequence ATGCGCAACTCGACACTGCTGCCCACCACCCTCATCGCCCTGGCACTCTCGGCAACGGTCGGCTGCTCCGTCGACGTGTCGGGGCCGGCCAGGAGTACGAGTACGCAGACCCACTCCTCCTCCGCTTCCTCCTCTGCTTCCTCCGCTACTTCTTCTGCTTCTTCCTCCGCCGGTGCCACCGGCACGCTCAGGATCACCGGCAGCTACAGCACCCAGACGGCGGACTGCTCGGGTCGCGATGTCGTCATCGCCGGCAGTTCGAACAATCTCGTGTTCAAGGGCACCTGCGGAACGATCACCCTCACCGGCGGGTACAACACCCTCGCCGTGGAGACCGTCGGCACCTTCAAGGTCCTGGGCGGCGGCAATGAGGCGTACGTGAAGTCCGTCAGCGCCATCCAGCTGACAGGCGCCGCGTACACCACCGTGCACTGGGTCGCCGGTGCGGGTGCCGGCAGCGACCCCGATGTGTCAGGCACCGGTGGCACCAACACGGTTGAGAAGATCAGCGAGCAGGACTACGAGGACAAGATCGCGTCCTGA
- a CDS encoding helix-turn-helix transcriptional regulator — MAPFVSRTAELGRLDSVLEGLGQGGPAVVDITGEAGIGKSRLLAEFCARARRRGLTVLRGWATEYERRSPFRPFADAFADLDARALRALPALAELPPVLRGDIEEAGGPGAGDRFGLYQATAAVLGRLGGAGLVVILDDLHWADPASLELLDHLVRHPVPAPLVLVVSRRDRQAPAALSTALADGVDTGAVLRLALGPLGERDCVEELAADLPQPQAAGLYAASEGNPLFFLALLQAHRGAADGGAGPDGLPAGLEALLLAELSPLSPMERLTVEAAAVLGDHATPAMIGALTDCEVTDVIRSLDQVMRRDLVRPGQGGRRLALRHPLIRTLVHESINPWRREELHRRAAQELARAGASVVERAHHLEQSLTRWDEQAAAVLTEAAEQTAATAPATCAHWLKVVLRLLPETPEHLARRRRLMLLRARALGVSGGLKESRDLLHQLIEMPGADADSDADTDAVRTSAVVHCSLVERHLGRFAECEAMLRRELARSPGRPRSQTIDLRLELGFCGLMSAVRFPDMRSEVAEALTMARSLGDEIREVRALALAAMGEAYEGDVAAARRFAEPAARLADALTDNDLAELCESLCILGWAEAFLESYTDAARHADRGLEIARRTGQLYLLPQILVCKAYLDLTACRITTALELVEEAAAIARALGSGELLAFALAFRTQILLQARPPGDPGPLACAEEAVAAAGTNDSWWASLAWCMLAYAALGAGDPHRVPDALTRAGGGSGLRRLQPSVRPTYLELLVSAAIATGDVEGAGRWAERAHEEAGQLGLPLQRGAALRCLAHVAAHRGDAAAAARMYSEAAADSARSGASLREAQSLLLGAAPMKAAGDGARAAVMWRRGSRLASQGGARLLSGLAERVHPAVFAGPSDPVGGLTAREREIAGLVTEGLTNQTIATRLYLSPRTVESHIARVYRKTGVSSRAALASLVARSGAAPPGPGPGPDGT, encoded by the coding sequence ATGGCGCCGTTCGTCAGCAGGACCGCGGAGCTCGGTCGGCTGGACTCGGTGCTGGAGGGCCTCGGGCAGGGCGGTCCGGCGGTCGTCGACATCACCGGCGAGGCCGGGATCGGCAAGAGCCGGCTGCTGGCGGAGTTCTGCGCGCGGGCTCGCCGCCGGGGGCTGACCGTGCTGCGGGGGTGGGCCACGGAGTACGAACGGCGCAGCCCGTTCCGGCCGTTCGCCGACGCGTTCGCCGACCTCGACGCGCGTGCGCTGCGCGCCCTTCCCGCGCTGGCGGAGCTCCCCCCTGTGCTGCGGGGCGACATCGAAGAGGCGGGCGGGCCGGGCGCGGGCGACCGTTTCGGCCTGTACCAGGCGACGGCCGCCGTACTGGGCCGTCTGGGCGGCGCCGGGCTGGTGGTGATCCTGGACGACCTGCACTGGGCCGACCCGGCGTCGCTGGAGCTTCTCGACCACCTCGTCAGGCACCCCGTGCCCGCCCCGCTGGTGCTCGTCGTCTCACGCCGCGACCGTCAGGCGCCGGCAGCGCTCTCGACCGCGCTGGCCGACGGCGTGGACACCGGGGCGGTGCTACGGCTCGCTCTGGGGCCGCTCGGCGAACGCGACTGCGTCGAGGAACTGGCCGCCGACCTGCCGCAGCCGCAGGCGGCCGGGCTCTACGCGGCGAGCGAGGGCAATCCGCTGTTCTTCCTCGCGCTTCTCCAGGCCCATCGCGGGGCCGCGGACGGCGGCGCAGGCCCGGACGGTCTGCCGGCGGGCCTCGAAGCGCTGCTGCTGGCCGAACTGTCACCGCTGAGCCCGATGGAACGCCTGACCGTCGAGGCCGCCGCCGTCCTCGGCGACCACGCCACTCCCGCCATGATCGGCGCCCTCACCGACTGCGAGGTCACCGACGTCATCCGGTCGCTGGACCAGGTGATGCGGCGTGACCTCGTCCGGCCGGGCCAGGGAGGACGACGGCTGGCGCTGCGCCACCCGCTGATCCGGACCCTGGTCCACGAGAGCATCAACCCCTGGCGGCGCGAGGAGCTCCACCGGCGGGCGGCGCAGGAACTGGCCCGGGCAGGCGCGTCCGTCGTCGAGCGGGCGCACCACCTCGAACAGTCGCTGACCCGCTGGGACGAGCAGGCGGCCGCGGTACTGACCGAGGCCGCCGAGCAGACGGCCGCGACCGCCCCCGCCACCTGCGCCCACTGGCTGAAGGTCGTGCTGCGGCTTCTCCCGGAAACCCCCGAACACCTCGCCAGGCGCCGCAGGCTGATGCTGCTGCGCGCCCGCGCGCTCGGCGTGAGCGGCGGGCTGAAGGAGAGCCGGGACCTGCTGCACCAGCTGATCGAGATGCCCGGCGCGGACGCCGACTCGGACGCCGACACCGACGCCGTACGCACCTCCGCGGTCGTCCACTGCTCCCTGGTGGAACGTCATCTCGGCCGGTTCGCGGAGTGCGAGGCGATGCTGCGCCGCGAACTCGCCCGCTCGCCCGGACGACCGCGTTCCCAGACCATCGATCTCCGCCTCGAACTGGGCTTTTGCGGGCTGATGTCCGCTGTCCGCTTTCCGGACATGAGGTCGGAGGTCGCCGAGGCCCTGACGATGGCCCGTTCTCTCGGTGACGAGATCCGTGAGGTGCGCGCCCTGGCGCTGGCCGCCATGGGCGAGGCGTACGAGGGCGACGTGGCCGCCGCCCGCAGGTTCGCCGAACCCGCGGCAAGGCTCGCGGACGCGCTGACCGACAACGACCTCGCCGAGCTGTGCGAGTCCCTGTGCATACTCGGCTGGGCCGAGGCGTTCCTGGAGAGCTACACCGACGCCGCGCGGCACGCCGACCGGGGACTGGAGATCGCCCGGCGGACCGGCCAGCTCTACCTGCTGCCGCAGATCCTGGTGTGCAAGGCCTATCTCGACCTCACGGCCTGCCGGATCACGACCGCGCTGGAGCTGGTCGAGGAGGCCGCGGCCATCGCGCGGGCCCTGGGCAGCGGCGAACTGCTGGCCTTCGCCCTGGCGTTCAGAACCCAGATCCTGCTGCAGGCCCGTCCTCCGGGTGACCCCGGCCCGCTGGCCTGCGCCGAGGAGGCCGTGGCAGCGGCCGGTACGAACGACAGCTGGTGGGCGTCGCTGGCCTGGTGCATGCTCGCCTACGCGGCGCTGGGCGCCGGCGATCCGCACCGGGTGCCGGACGCCTTGACGCGCGCCGGCGGTGGAAGCGGCCTGCGGCGGCTCCAGCCCTCCGTACGCCCCACCTATCTGGAACTGCTCGTCTCCGCCGCCATCGCCACCGGCGACGTGGAAGGAGCCGGACGCTGGGCCGAGCGCGCCCACGAGGAAGCCGGACAGCTCGGCCTGCCGCTCCAGCGCGGCGCTGCGCTGCGCTGTCTCGCCCACGTCGCCGCGCACCGAGGTGACGCGGCCGCGGCGGCCCGGATGTACTCCGAGGCCGCTGCGGACAGCGCGCGGTCCGGGGCGTCGCTTCGGGAGGCGCAGTCCCTTCTGCTCGGCGCCGCGCCGATGAAGGCCGCCGGCGACGGCGCCCGGGCGGCCGTTATGTGGCGCCGGGGTTCCCGCCTGGCCTCACAAGGCGGAGCACGGCTTCTGTCCGGCCTGGCCGAACGGGTGCACCCGGCGGTGTTCGCAGGCCCGTCCGACCCGGTCGGCGGCCTGACCGCACGCGAACGGGAGATCGCCGGGCTGGTCACGGAGGGGCTCACCAACCAGACGATCGCCACCAGGCTCTACCTCAGCCCGCGCACCGTCGAGAGCCACATAGCCCGGGTCTACCGCAAGACCGGGGTGTCCTCCCGCGCCGCGCTGGCCTCCCTGGTGGCCCGCAGCGGCGCGGCGCCCCCAGGGCCGGGGCCGGGGCCGGACGGTACGTAG